One Argonema galeatum A003/A1 genomic region harbors:
- a CDS encoding Uma2 family endonuclease, with amino-acid sequence MIQQLQPQTKRPIVYPDSDGQPMSDNTLQFQWIVTIKENLELLFSNEPNVFVAGDLLWYPVEDNNIIRRAPDAMVVFGRPKGYRGSYKQWEENDIPPQVVFEILSPGNTIKEMGAKLQFYQQYGVEEYYLYDPEKVDLGGWQRTDEQLTIIEEIQGWVSPRLGIRFEMSEELQIFTPTGERFLTFVELGQLNQQMEQQLQQERQRAEQAEARLKELEERLRSLGVDPNL; translated from the coding sequence ATGATCCAACAACTTCAACCTCAAACTAAAAGACCTATTGTTTATCCTGATAGTGATGGGCAACCGATGTCTGATAATACTCTGCAATTTCAATGGATAGTGACAATTAAAGAAAACTTGGAATTGTTATTTTCTAACGAGCCGAATGTTTTTGTTGCAGGGGATTTACTGTGGTATCCCGTTGAAGATAATAATATCATACGTCGCGCACCTGATGCAATGGTTGTGTTTGGTAGACCCAAAGGATATCGAGGTTCCTATAAACAATGGGAAGAAAATGATATTCCACCACAAGTGGTATTTGAGATTCTTTCGCCAGGTAATACCATTAAAGAAATGGGGGCTAAACTCCAGTTTTATCAACAATATGGGGTTGAGGAATATTATCTCTACGATCCTGAAAAAGTGGATTTAGGAGGATGGCAAAGAACCGATGAACAACTAACCATCATTGAGGAAATTCAAGGTTGGGTGAGTCCCCGTTTAGGAATTAGATTTGAAATGTCTGAAGAATTGCAAATTTTTACTCCAACAGGAGAACGATTTTTAACGTTTGTGGAATTGGGACAACTCAATCAACAAATGGAACAACAATTGCAACAAGAACGCCAACGGGCTGAACAAGCAGAGGCGCGGTTAAAAGAGTTAGAAGAACGGTTAAGAAGTTTAGGGGTTGATCCCAATCTTTAG
- a CDS encoding peptidase C15, with protein sequence MTKKILLTSFTTWQPHQKSNSSDDLLIELAKSTDRNPPAATSPSLSFLRQLPVDVQQASSRAIAQIDSLNPDIIICCGMAEGRQQLTVESNATSENHVIKTWVNLDKLIADLKVTQISHDAGKFVCEGLYYSILKYLRDRQLNSRCIFVHIPIITPDNVADIKTDFSQIIDRLALLN encoded by the coding sequence ATGACTAAAAAAATCCTGCTGACATCATTTACCACCTGGCAACCTCATCAAAAGTCTAATTCATCTGATGATTTATTGATAGAACTTGCCAAAAGTACAGATAGGAATCCTCCCGCTGCCACATCGCCATCTTTAAGTTTTTTGAGGCAATTGCCCGTTGATGTTCAGCAAGCAAGCAGTCGTGCGATCGCCCAAATAGACTCACTCAATCCCGATATTATCATCTGCTGTGGCATGGCAGAGGGACGCCAACAACTCACCGTGGAATCTAATGCTACCTCTGAAAATCATGTAATTAAAACTTGGGTCAATCTCGATAAATTAATTGCCGATTTAAAGGTAACACAGATTAGTCACGACGCTGGTAAATTCGTCTGTGAAGGACTTTATTATTCAATCTTGAAATACTTGCGCGATCGCCAACTCAACAGCCGCTGCATCTTTGTCCATATCCCGATTATAACTCCAGATAATGTAGCTGATATTAAGACAGATTTTTCACAAATCATCGACAGGTTAGCGCTTTTAAACTGA
- a CDS encoding DUF4058 family protein — MPSPFPGFDPYLEHPDFWPEVHSRLIVALADSLVPQVRPKYEIAIEKRIYEINPSNGDNSLLVGLPDLAVKRQSSNLNQSPSQIAVAVVSSPVQPMTVTVPIPEKIKQNYLEVRDRGTSLVVTVIEILSPVNKRAGEGRDSYLQKRQRILGSLTNLVEIDLIRSFQPMPILENDIKSDYRVLISRYSHRPQAELYAFNLKDYLPAFSLPLRSEDIEPTVNLQQLFSEIYDKAGYDYRINYTS, encoded by the coding sequence ATGCCTTCACCTTTTCCAGGCTTTGACCCTTATTTGGAACATCCTGATTTTTGGCCGGAAGTTCATAGTCGGTTAATTGTGGCACTTGCAGATTCTTTAGTTCCTCAAGTTCGTCCTAAGTATGAAATTGCGATTGAAAAGCGCATTTATGAAATTAATCCTTCTAATGGTGATAATTCGCTATTAGTGGGTCTTCCTGATTTAGCAGTCAAACGTCAATCTTCCAATCTTAATCAATCCCCTTCTCAAATCGCTGTAGCCGTTGTTTCATCTCCCGTTCAACCAATGACGGTTACTGTGCCAATACCTGAAAAAATTAAACAAAATTATTTAGAGGTAAGAGACAGAGGCACAAGTTTAGTTGTTACCGTCATTGAAATTTTATCCCCTGTTAATAAACGTGCTGGGGAAGGAAGAGATAGTTATCTCCAAAAACGTCAGCGAATTTTAGGAAGTTTAACGAATTTAGTAGAAATTGATTTAATTAGAAGTTTCCAACCTATGCCGATTTTGGAAAATGATATTAAGTCAGATTATCGAGTTTTAATTAGCCGCTACAGCCATCGACCGCAAGCTGAATTATATGCCTTTAATTTGAAAGATTATCTTCCTGCTTTTTCTCTGCCTTTGCGTTCGGAAGATATTGAGCCAACGGTTAATTTACAGCAATTATTTAGTGAGATTTATGATAAGGCAGGTTATGATTATAGAATTAATTATACTTCGTAA
- the rsmD gene encoding 16S rRNA (guanine(966)-N(2))-methyltransferase RsmD yields MSLRIYGNRQLKTLPGQTTRPTLARVREAVFNIWQGTIEDCRWLDLCAGTGSMGAEALCRGASYVVGIEKSSRACGIIQQNWQQVVQPGQTFEVLRGDVVQRLKMLEGQKFDRIYFDPPYASNLYQSVLDTIAQYQLLNEDGEIAVEHSPDLWNVEEIPSLEICREKVYGNTALRFYCQN; encoded by the coding sequence ATGAGTCTGAGAATTTACGGTAATCGGCAATTGAAAACTTTGCCCGGTCAAACCACCCGACCCACTTTAGCACGAGTGCGGGAGGCGGTTTTTAACATTTGGCAAGGCACAATTGAAGACTGTCGGTGGCTAGATTTGTGCGCGGGTACAGGATCGATGGGTGCGGAGGCTTTGTGTCGGGGTGCGAGTTATGTAGTGGGAATTGAAAAATCGAGTCGCGCCTGTGGTATTATACAACAAAACTGGCAGCAAGTAGTCCAACCCGGACAGACTTTTGAAGTGTTGCGAGGGGATGTTGTGCAGCGATTGAAAATGCTAGAAGGACAGAAGTTCGATCGCATTTATTTCGATCCACCTTACGCCAGCAATTTGTATCAGTCGGTGTTGGATACGATCGCACAATATCAGCTGCTAAATGAAGACGGTGAGATCGCAGTTGAACACAGTCCAGATTTATGGAATGTGGAAGAGATTCCCTCCTTGGAAATTTGCCGCGAAAAAGTTTATGGGAATACGGCTTTAAGGTTTTATTGTCAGAATTAG
- a CDS encoding Uma2 family endonuclease, with product MLQVKDKLTLAEFLAIPEGDVTYELVDGEVIPKMSPKKFHSRLTRVLLQLLDEWCAGRGEVCPELAIKLTRRGRDWVPTPDILYISADRFPPDWEEDGACPVPPELAIEIISPGQTFGQLAAKARDYLDAGVLRVWVVDSQARSITVFYPDAPPQTYMGDTPLIDSLFDGLEITAEQVFQLARIPG from the coding sequence ATGCTCCAAGTAAAAGACAAACTTACTCTGGCAGAATTTCTGGCGATACCAGAAGGTGATGTGACTTACGAATTAGTGGATGGTGAGGTAATACCAAAAATGTCACCCAAAAAATTTCATTCTCGCCTGACTAGGGTGCTACTTCAGTTGTTGGATGAATGGTGTGCTGGACGAGGTGAGGTTTGTCCAGAATTAGCGATTAAATTAACTCGAAGAGGTCGAGATTGGGTACCAACGCCCGATATTCTGTACATTTCTGCCGATCGGTTTCCGCCAGACTGGGAGGAAGATGGAGCCTGTCCCGTTCCCCCAGAATTGGCGATAGAAATTATATCACCCGGACAAACTTTTGGGCAATTAGCTGCGAAAGCAAGAGATTATTTGGATGCGGGGGTGTTGCGAGTTTGGGTGGTAGATAGTCAAGCGAGAAGCATTACGGTTTTTTATCCAGATGCGCCACCGCAGACTTATATGGGAGATACGCCGTTAATTGATTCTCTATTTGATGGTTTAGAAATTACGGCTGAACAGGTTTTTCAATTAGCAAGAATACCAGGCTAG
- the hisH gene encoding imidazole glycerol phosphate synthase subunit HisH, with the protein MSLIAVVDYDMGNLHSVCKGLEKAGAIPKITDSPTDIAQADAVVLPGVGSFDPAVQQLRSRGLVEPIKQALASGKPFLGICLGLQILFDRSEEGNEPGLGIIPGIVRRFRPEPGLTIPHMGWNQLEFTQPKVSLWQGLSSESWVYFVHSYYVDPVDPKICAATVTHGSQKVTAAIARNNLMAVQFHPEKSSTTGLQILSNFVAQVQSPVLV; encoded by the coding sequence ATGTCACTTATCGCTGTTGTAGATTACGACATGGGGAATCTGCACTCAGTCTGCAAAGGGTTGGAGAAAGCTGGTGCAATCCCTAAGATAACTGATTCTCCAACAGATATCGCGCAGGCGGATGCAGTGGTGTTGCCGGGAGTGGGATCTTTCGACCCAGCTGTGCAACAATTGCGATCGCGCGGCTTAGTCGAACCAATCAAACAGGCTCTAGCTTCCGGCAAACCATTCTTAGGGATTTGCCTGGGTCTGCAAATTTTATTCGATCGTAGCGAAGAAGGCAACGAACCAGGTCTAGGTATTATTCCCGGTATTGTGCGGCGGTTTCGTCCCGAACCCGGACTGACAATTCCCCACATGGGTTGGAATCAACTGGAGTTTACCCAACCAAAAGTGTCACTTTGGCAAGGTTTGTCTTCTGAGTCTTGGGTTTATTTCGTCCATTCCTACTATGTTGATCCAGTTGACCCCAAAATTTGTGCCGCTACTGTGACCCACGGCAGTCAAAAAGTGACAGCTGCAATTGCCCGAAATAACTTAATGGCAGTTCAATTTCACCCTGAAAAATCTTCTACTACTGGGTTACAAATTCTGTCAAATTTCGTGGCACAAGTACAAAGTCCTGTTCTCGTCTAG
- a CDS encoding LysM peptidoglycan-binding domain-containing protein, with protein MTQTYIVKKGDTLAQIAEMFYGTRNWKPIYEANRKLIGLDTNTIVPDQQLVIPDLYTVQTGDTLTRIAKSYYGNPFDWPRIYRANRDVIGENPRQIIPGQLLVIPY; from the coding sequence ATGACTCAGACATACATTGTCAAAAAAGGAGACACTCTGGCGCAGATAGCCGAAATGTTCTACGGAACTCGTAATTGGAAACCAATTTACGAGGCGAATCGTAAATTGATTGGGCTTGATACCAATACAATTGTTCCCGATCAACAACTTGTCATTCCCGACTTATACACTGTTCAAACTGGAGACACTTTGACGCGGATAGCCAAGAGTTACTACGGAAATCCATTCGATTGGCCTCGAATTTACCGAGCAAATCGCGATGTAATTGGGGAAAATCCTCGCCAAATTATTCCCGGTCAACTACTTGTAATTCCCTATTAG
- a CDS encoding DUF4926 domain-containing protein, producing MLSAHSQNKFLKLPKMITELDRVALTTDLPEYNLKTGDIGTVVLVHQEGLGYEVEFLTLTGQTVTIISLFSSQVRAIGDREIAQARVLT from the coding sequence ATGTTATCAGCGCATAGCCAGAATAAATTCCTCAAATTACCCAAAATGATTACCGAATTAGACCGAGTTGCTTTAACTACCGATTTACCAGAATATAATTTAAAAACAGGCGATATTGGCACTGTTGTATTAGTCCATCAAGAAGGTTTGGGATATGAAGTAGAATTTCTGACACTCACAGGACAAACAGTTACAATTATTTCCTTATTTAGTTCTCAAGTTCGTGCGATTGGCGACAGAGAAATTGCCCAAGCGCGAGTTCTCACATAA